A region of Vigna radiata var. radiata cultivar VC1973A chromosome 6, Vradiata_ver6, whole genome shotgun sequence DNA encodes the following proteins:
- the LOC106763222 gene encoding putative pectinesterase 10 produces the protein MELFSRRMSHLPILFISCFFGLCKAIDCGGNKVTQTLIVGKYGHDAFRTIQAAIDSVRSNNDQWVKIHIKAGLYQESVVIPISKPCIILEGEGTPKTIISHYDHQSINNHATLLSFPDNVLASGITFKNSYNVPTTKYKSYDVGSKIEPANAARLFGDKYFFHNCSFVGYQDTLYDHSGRHVFKDCYIQGYADFIYGNGRSYYTNCFINVVGRIPDLPGFVTANGRESADDPSGFVFEGGSIVGNCKVNLGRAWHPYSRVIFKNTYFSDIVTPQGWVAWSAAGNESRTTYAEIDCKGPGANTSKRVPWMKKLSSSDLNKFSFASFINSDGWVDNLHTLS, from the exons ATGGAGTTGTTTTCTAGAAGGATGAGTCATCTTCCCATCTTGTTCATTAGTTGTTTCTTTGGTCTTTGTAAAGCCATAGACTGTGGTGGAAATAAGGTTACACAAACCCTAATTGTTGGTAAGTATGGGCACGACGCATTCAGGACAATTCAGGCTGCCATTGATTCTGTAAGAAGTAACAATGATCAATGGGTAAAGATTCACATAAAAGCAGGCTTGTACCA AGAAAGTGTTGTTATTCCCATAAGCAAGCCATGCATTATTTTAGAAGGAGAGGGTACCCCAAAAACAATCATTAGTCACTACGACCACCAGTCCATAAACAATCATGCAACATTACTTTCTTTCCCAGACAATGTGCTTGCAAGTGGCATTACTTTCAAG AACTCATATAATGTGCccacaacaaaatataaatcttatgatGTGGGAAGCAAAATCGAACCAGCAAATGCAGCAAGACTATTTGGAGATAAATATTTCTTCCATAACTGTAGTTTTGTAGGTTATCAAGACACTCTATATGATCATTCGGGACGTCATGTCTTTAAAGATTGTTACATTCAGGGTTATGCTGATTTTATATATGGTAACGGACGATCTTATTATACG AACTGTTTCATCAATGTTGTGGGGAGAATTCCAGATTTACCAGGATTTGTGACAGCTAATGGTAGAGAGTCAGCAGATGATCCTAGTGGTTTTGTATTTGAAGGAGGTTCCATTGTTGGGAATTGTAAGGTGAATTTAGGAAGAGCATGGCATCCTTATTCAAGagtcatatttaaaaatacatatttttctgACATTGTAACTCCTCAAGGATGGGTTGCTTGGTCAGCCGCTGGAAATGA GAGCAGGACCACTTATGCTGAAATTGATTGTAAGGGACCAGGAGCTAACACTTCGAAGCGTGTTCCATGGATGAAGAAACTAAGTTCTTCAGACTTGAATAAGTTTTCTTTTGCATCTTTTATCAATAGTGATGGATGGGTTGACAACTTACATACATTATCTTAA
- the LOC106763224 gene encoding EH domain-containing protein 1-like → MLVHKVLSRVSTNVSRTSFTSASKWPQHFSNHSHSLIQQSPNKEPLSSVTSITDILKSLYLDKSIIDGLKRLYRQKLKPLEVTYRFNDFVSPLMTDSDFDAKPMVMLLGQYSTGKTTFIKHVLKSSYPGAHIGPEPTTDKFIVVMSGSDEKTVPGNTVAVQADLPFSGLKTFGTAFLSKFVCAQMPHPLLEQITFVDTPGVLSGEKQRTQRAYDFTGVTSWFAAKCDLILLLFDPHKLDISDEFSNVISSLRGHDDKIRLVLNKADQVDTQQLMRVYGALMWSLGKVLKTPEVMRVYIGSFNDMPVNDAATGPLGKELFEKEQDDLLSDLKDIPKAACDRRINEFVKRARAAKIHAYIISHLKNEMPFMIGKYEAQHRLIDNLAAEFGKVQREFHLPPADFPNVDDFRERLSGYNFDNFAKFKPRMIQAVDDMLAYDIPNLLKNFRNSHD, encoded by the exons ATGTTAGTCCACAAGGTTTTGTCCCGTGTGTCCACCAACGTTTCTCGGACTTCTTTTACCTCTGCTTCGAAATGGCCCCAACACTTCTCCAATCACTCACATTCCCTCATTCAGCAATCTCCCAACAAG GAGCCTCTTTCCTCAGTGACATCAATAACTGATATCTTGAAGAGCCTCTACCTTGACAAGTCAATAATTGATGGCTTGAAGAGACTCTATCGTCAGAAGTTGAAGCCGTTAGAAGTCACTTACCGTTTTAATGATTTTGTATCACCATTAATG aCAGATAGTGACTTTGATGCCAAACCAATGGTTATGCTTTTGGGTCAGTACTCAACTGgtaaaacaacatttatcaaACATGTGCTTAAAAGTAGTTATCCAG GAGCCCATATTGGACCCGAGCCAACAACTGATAAGTTTATTGTTGTCATG TCTGGATCTGACGAGAAAACTGTTCCTGGAAATACTGTTGCTGTCCAAGCAGACCTGCCATTTAGTGGCCTTAAAACTTTTGGCACAgcatttttgtcaaaatttgtgTGTGCACAGATGCCTCATCCT CTACTAGAACAGATCACATTTGTTGACACTCCTGGAGTTTTGTCCGGAGAAAAGCAAAGGACACAACGGGCATATGATTTTACGGGCGTGACATCTTGGTTTGCTGCCAAGTGCGATTTGATACTCTTATTGTTTGATCCTCACAAACTTGACATTAGTGACGAGTTCAGTAATGTGATATCATCCTTACGGGGACATGATGACAAAATTCGATTAGTTTTGAACAAGGCAGACCAAGTTGATACCCAACAA TTGATGAGGGTTTATGGCGCCTTAATGTGGTCACTTGGGAAGGTGCTGAAGACACCTGAAGTAATGCGTGTGTATATTGG CTCCTTCAATGACATGCCTGTAAATGATGCTGCCACTGGTCCACTTGGTAAGGAACTGTTTGAAAAGGAACAGGATGATCTTCTTTCGGATCTGAAAGATATACCAAAAGCAGCTTGTGATCGAAGA ATCAATGAGTTTGTAAAACGAGCCCGAGCAGCCAAGATACATGCCTATATTATCAGTCATCTTAAAAATGAGATGCCTTTTATGATAGGCAAATATGAAGCTCAACATAGGCTCATTGATAATTTGGCAGCTGAATTTGGAAAG GTGCAAAGGGAGTTCCATTTACCTCCTGCTGATTTCCCAAATGTAGACGATTTTAGAGAGAGATTGAGTGGTTACAATTTTGATAACTTTGCAAAATTCAAACCAAGGATGATTCAAGCAGTTGATGACATGTTAGCTTACGACATTCCTAACCTCTTGAAGAATTTTAGGAATTCTCATGATTAA
- the LOC106765055 gene encoding EH domain-containing protein 1, with the protein MEFDPIPIGSCSKEHQAIYKDWFNCADSDSDGRITGSDATKFFSMSNLSRQDLKQVWAIADTKRQGYLGFSEFIIAMQLVSLAQSGYSITPDLPTSDVDFTNLEPPVMDGLDALLAKKKHKHKEVETNGSSQLQPSPSKNWFSSKSTKKVPLSSVTSIIDGLKRLYLNKLKPLEATYRFNDFVSPLLTNSDFDAKPMVMLLGQYSTGKTTFIKHLLKSSYPGAHIGPEPTTDRFVVVMSGSDERTVPGNTVAVQADMPFSGLTTFGTAFLSKFVCSQMPHPLLEHITFVDTPGVLSGEKQRTQRAYDFTGVTSWFAAKCDLILLLFDPHKLDISDEFNRVISSLRGHDDKIRVVLNKADQVDTQQLMRVYGALMWSLGKVLKTPEVMRVYIGSFNDMPVNDAATGPLGKELFEKEQDDLLSDLKDIPKAACDRRINEFVKRARAAKIHAYIISHLKKEMPAMIGKSKAQQKLIDNLAAEFGKVQREFHLPPGDFPNVEYFRERLSGYNIDKFEKLKPKMIQAVDDMLAYDIPNLLKNFRNPYD; encoded by the exons ATGGAGTTCGACCCGATCCCAATCGGTTCGTGCTCCAAAGAACACCAGGCGATCTACAAGGACTGGTTCAATTGCGCTGATTCAG ATAGCGATGGCCGCATTACGGGGAGTGATGCCACCAAATTTTTCTCCATGTCCAACTTGTCTCGCCAAGATCTTAAGCAG GTGTGGGCTATTGCAGATACAAAGCGGCAAGGATATCTTGGTTTCTCTGAATTTATCATTGCTATGCAG CTAGTTTCTTTGGCTCAATCTGGGTACTCAATAACACCTGATTTGCCGACTAGTGATG TTGATTTTACAAATCTGGAACCTCCTGTAATGGATGGTTTGGATGCATTACTAGCT AAGAAAAAGCATAAACATAAAGAAGTTGAAACAAATG GTAGTTCTCAATTGCAGCCATCACCATCGAAAAATTGGTTTTCTTCAAAATCAACTAAAAAG GTGCCTCTTTCCTCAGTGACATCAATAATTGATGGCTTGAAGAGACTCTACCTTAACAAGTTGAAGCCGTTAGAAGCCACTTACCGTTTTAATGATTTTGTATCACCATTACTG ACAAATAGTGACTTTGATGCCAAACCAATGGTTATGCTTTTGGGTCAGTACTCAACTGgtaaaacaacatttatcaaACATCTGCTTAAAAGTAGTTATCCAG GAGCCCATATTGGACCTGAGCCAACAACTGATAGGTTTGTTGTTGTCATG TCTGGATCTGACGAGAGAACTGTTCCTGGAAATACCGTCGCCGTCCAAGCAGACATGCCATTTAGTGGCCTTACAACTTTTGGCACAGCATTCTTGTCAAAATTTGTGTGTTCACAGATGCCTCATCCT CTTCTAGAACACATCACATTTGTTGACACTCCTGGAGTTTTGTCTGGAGAAAAGCAAAGGACACAACGGGCATATGATTTTACGGGCGTCACATCTTGGTTTGCTGCCAAGTGCGATTTGATACTGTTATTGTTTGATCCTCACAAACTTGACATTAGTGACGAGTTCAATCGTGTGATATCATCCTTACGAGGACATGATGACAAAATCCGAGTAGTTTTGAACAAGGCAGACCAAGTTGATACCCAACAA TTGATGAGGGTTTATGGCGCCTTAATGTGGTCACTTGGGAAGGTGCTGAAGACACCTGAAGTAATGCGTGTGTATATTGG CTCCTTCAATGACATGCCTGTAAATGATGCTGCCACTGGTCCACTTGGTAAGGAACTATTTGAAAAGGAACAGGATGATCTTCTTTCGGATCTGAAAGATATACCAAAAGCAGCTTGTGATCGAAGA ATCAATGAGTTTGTAAAACGAGCCCGAGCAGCCAAGATACATGCGTATATTATCAGTCATCTAAAAAAGGAGATGCCTGCTATGATAGGCAAATCTAAAGCTCAGCAAAAGCTCATTGATAATTTGGCAGCTGAATTTGGAAAG GTGCAAAGGGAGTTCCATTTACCTCCTGGTGATTTCCCAAATGTAGAGTATTTTAGAGAGAGATTGAGTGGTTACAATATTGAtaagtttgaaaaattgaaaccaaagaTGATACAAGCAGTTGATGACATGTTAGCTTACGACATTCCTAACCTCTTGAAGAATTTTAGGAATCCCTATGATTAA
- the LOC106763223 gene encoding putative pectinesterase 52, whose amino-acid sequence MGSQIEPANAARLHGDKYFFYNCSFLGYQDTLYDQYGRHYFKDCYIEGEVDFIYGSGQSYYENCRINVLGRFADSAGFVTAQGRSSSDDPDGFVFEGGFLGGNGKVNLGRAWQPYSRVIFHKTYFSDIVTPHGWSAWHYAGNESGITYVEVDCGGPGADTSNRVSWMKSLNTSEIEQFSLSSFINKDGWVDNLPIESS is encoded by the exons ATGGGAAGCCAAATCGAACCAGCAAATGCAGCAAGACTGCATGGAGATAAATATTTCTTCTATAATTGTAGTTTTTTGGGTTATCAAGATACTTTATATGATCAATATGGACGTCATTACTTCAAAGATTGTTATATTGAAGGTGAAGTGGACTTTATATATGGCAGTGGACAATCTTACTATGAg AACTGTAGGATAAATGTATTGGGAAGATTTGCAGATTCTGCAGGGTTTGTGACAGCTCAGGGACGAAGTTCATCAGATGATCCAGATGGTTTTGTATTTGAAGGAGGCTTCCTTGGTGGGAATGGTAAAGTGAATTTAGGAAGAGCATGGCAACCCTATTCAAGAGTCATATttcataaaacatatttttctgaCATTGTAACTCCTCATGGATGGAGTGCTTGGCATTATGCAGGAAATGA GAGTGGAATCACTTATGTTGAAGTTGATTGTGGAGGACCAGGAGCTGATACCTCAAATCGTGTTTCATGGATGAAAAGCCTAAATACTTCAGAAAtagaacaattttctttatcatcttTTATTAATAAGGATGGATGGGTTGACAACTTACCAATAGAATCctcctaa
- the LOC106764288 gene encoding uncharacterized protein LOC106764288, with product MFVHKFLSRVSTTFSRTSFLSASKTPQHFSNHLHSLIHQSPNKLIPVQVNLSLLRISSSTPRCGFSSSASSETNDKEKGKNMDIEDSTNDNPDKANEKVNNFEQAGQAKSADKSEESSSILDSQSQTVKGRRRGFKRTAFSDSDSDSDSENEYLSKDDLIKLVAEKEELLKLKHKEIEQMQDKVLRTYADMENIMDRTRRESENSKKFAVQNFAKSLLDVADNLGRASSVVKESFSKIDTPSDSAEAVKLLKTLLQGVEMTEKQLSEVLKKFGVEKFDPTNEPFDPHRHNAVFQIPDGSKPPGTVAAVLKAGYMLYDRVIRPAEVGVTQALKEDENKGS from the exons ATGTTTGTCCATAAGTTTTTGTCGCGTGTGTCCACCACCTTTTCCCGGACCTCTTTTCTCTCTGCTTCCAAAACTCCCCAACACTTCTCCAATCACTTACATTCCCTCATTCACCAATCTCCCAACAAG TTGATTCCTGTTCAAGTCAATTTGTCACTGCTACGGATAAGTTCATCAACTCCAAGATGTGGGTTTTCTTCATCAGCTTCAAGTGAAACTAATGacaaggaaaaagggaagaataTGGATATTGAAGATTCTACAAATGATAACCCTGATAAAGCAAACGAAAAGGTCAATAATTTTGAACAGGCCGGACAAGCTAAATCTGCAGATAAATCAGAGGAATCAAGTTCTATTTTGGATTCTCAATCTCAAACTGTAAAAGGAAGGAGGAGAGGTTTCAAACGAACAGCATTTTCTGATTCTGATTCAGATTCAGATTCAGAGAATGAATATCTGTCCAAGGATGATTTGATTAAACTTGTGGCTGAGAAAGAAGAACTTTTGAAGTTAAAGCACAAGGAGATTGAACAAATGCAGGATAAAGTTTTGCGTACATATGCAGATATGGAGAATATCATGGATAGGACACGACGTGAATCAGAGAATTCGAAAAAGTTTGCTGTACAG AACTTTGCAAAGAGTTTACTAGATGTTGCGGACAATTTGGGAAGAGCTTCCTCAGTTGTAAaggaaagtttttcaaaaattgatacACCTAGTGACTCTGCTGAAGCGGTAAAACTTCTGAAAACACTTCTGCAAGGTGTTGAAATGACCGAGAAACAATTATCAGAG GTACTTAAAAAGTTTGGTGTAGAAAAATTTGATCCTACGAATGAGCCCTTTGATCCACACAGACATAATGCCGTCTTTCAAATCCCTGATGGTTCTAAGCCTCCAGGAACCGTTGCAGCTGTTCTGAAg GCAGGATACATGCTTTATGATCGTGTCATTCGCCCAGCGGAAGTTGGTGTGACTCAAGCACTGAAGGAAGATGAGAATAAGGGTTCATAG